Genomic DNA from Deltaproteobacteria bacterium:
TCTCCGAAAACAGTGTTGACCACTTCCTCGGCCTTCTTCAGTGCAAGGTTCTCTTCTTTGGCTAGTGCCTCGATGAGTTGGGACTTGTTCATGAGTTTACTCTCTTATAACTGATGAATTTCCTATGTGAGTTGATGTTAACAATCCTGCCAGGAAAACTGGTTTGAATCCCGATCAGGTTGAAATTTCAAGAAAATAATGAATTTTGGCCTGTAAGTCAAGTATAAACCTCCCTGAGTGGGCTCGATCAGTACTGCCTGTTCCCACAAGGAGTAAAGATAGTGATAACATCTTAAAATATCAAACTTTTTTAATCCAGCATAAAAGCCCTTGCTTGCAGGACCAAGGCTTAAACGCTGGAATTAAAACTAGTGCCCATCCATAAATGGCCCTTTTCCCCAATCTTCCGCCTTCGTTATGGCTACGGCGTGACAAGCGGCGTCAGGCTCAGATTTTAATCCTCGAAATACTTCAATGTATGGTGCCTCTGCCGCTTGTCATCCTAAGCGGGGTGGTTGAAATCTTCGCCTTCCTTGACCTTGAACAAAATTGCCTATTTATGGATGGACACAAACTAATGATTTCATGGTGGCGGGTGTTTTCCAGACAAGGGCGAGCGGACCCAATTCCTTCCTTTTGAGAAGGAGTCGAGCATGTCCAGGGCTTGTCCGCCTCATCTGAAACAGCATTTTTTGGGTTTCTATCGTGAAATACCTTGATATTTCTTGATACTTTGGTATAAAAACCGAACGGGATCCGGTCGTGCTCCGTTTGCCGGTTCCTTAAACCTGAAATCGATGTCCAGAAAAATCGTTACCATTGACGGCCCGGCGGGCTCCGGGAAGAGTACCGTAAGTCGATTACTTGCTGAAAGACTTGGGGTGTTGTATCTCGATACCGGGGCCATGTACCGGGCCGTAGCGCTTCAGGCAAAAAGATTGGGGATGGAGCCTGACGAGGAAAAAGAGATCGGAAGGATCTGTCGGGACCTTGATATAAGATTCCAGGACGACGGTAACGGACTTCGGATTTTGTTGGGAGATGAAGACGTCTCCCAGGCCATTCGAACTCCCGAGATGGATCTTTGGGCTTCCAGAGTGTCCGCCCTCGGCGAGGTAAGGGCGGCCATGGTGGAACTGCAGCGAAAGATCGGGAGGGCGGGGTCATTGGTGGCAGAGGGAAGAGATATGGGGACAGTCGTCTTCCCTGAAGCGGATTACAAGTTTTTTCTAACAGCTCCACTTGAAGTGAGGGCATGGAGGCGTTACAAGGAGCGCCTCGAGAGGGGGGAAAGGGTGAGCGAAGAGGAGGTGCTTGCCGAGCTGGAAAAGAGGGATACCTGGGACCGAACTCGCTCCATCGCCCCCCTTCGTCCTGCCGCAGATGCCGTCATTATTGATACGAGTGATTGGAGCGCGGTGGAGGTGGTGGAGCAGGTGTTGAAAAATATGGAGGAAAGAGGGCCCTGTGGATCATGAGACTGAAGGGGATGGCCCGATTTGTATTGAAAAAAGCGTGATGAAAACATTGTGTTTTGTATGAATGTTTGTTATTAGGGGAAAGTTTAGATCTTTCCTGATATTTTGGAGAAAACATTTAGGGGGTAATGAGGTTAATGGAGAACCAGGCAAACAACACGGGGAATTTGGTCCAGGACCAGGTCGATGAGGAACAGGATCTCCGCGGGAACGAGGAAACCCCTCCCGTTGAGGCGAAAGGGGAACCCGGTCCCGAGGAAAGCAAGGGGGACCAGGAACCCACAAGCTTCATGGAGCTTTACGAGGAGAGCCTCAAGAGCATTCAGGAGGGGAGTGTTGTAACCGGTGAGATTGTCAAGATCGACAAGGAATTTGTTCTCGTGGACATCGGCTACAAGTCCGAAGGCCAGATTCCCATCAGTGAATTTCTCGACTCGGAAGGAAACCTGTGCGCTGAGGTCGGAGACAAGGTGGATGTCCTCCTGGAACGGGAGGATGAAGAGGGAGGGATACTCCTCTCAAAGGAAAAGGCCGCCAAGATCAAGATTTGGGATGAGATACAGGAAATCTATGAGAAAGGCGGCACTATCCGGGGAAAAATTACTGCACGCGTAAAGGGCGGCATGTCAGTGGATATCGGCATACCGGCCTTCTTGCCCGGGTCTCAGATTAACCTTAAACCCATCCGGGATTTCGATTCCTATATCGGAACGGTCCACGATTTCAAGATCCTGAAATACAACAAGCGGCGGTCCAATATCGTTCTTTCCCGAAGGGCCATTCTGGAGGCCGAACGGGCCATTTTAAGGGAGAAAACTCTCAAGAAGATCGAGAATGGTGCTATCCTGGACGGAACCGTCAAGAACATCACTGAATATGGCCTTTTTATCGATTTAGGAGGCATTGACGGTCTCCTTCATATCACTGACATGTCCTGGGGCCGAGTGGGCCATCCCTCTGAGATGTACCAGATAGGGGACAAGATCACGGTCAAGGTTCTGAATTTCGATCCGGAGACTGAGAGGGTCTCCCTCGGTCTCAAGCAACTCAAACCGGATCCCTGGACCACGGCGGAAGAAAAATATCCCATTGGAACCCGAATTCGGGGCCGTGTGGTCAGCTTGGCCGATTACGGTGCCTTCGTGGAAGTCGAAGAGGGTATCGAAGGTCTGATACATGTGTCCGAGATGTCCTGGACCAGAAAGATCAGGCATCCCTCCCAGGTCCTTAAAGTGGGAGATGTCACGGATGCAATGGTACTGAACATTGACGCCGGAAAGAAGAGGATCTCACTCGGGCTTAAGCAGTGTGAGCCGAATCCATGGGATGTTATAGGCGAGCGTTATCCTGTAGGGACCACCATCGAGGGAAGGATCAAAAACATCACGGACTTTGGGATCTTCATCGGGATCGACGAAGGGATCGACGGCCTTGTCCACATCTCGGATATTTCCTGGACCAAGAGGATCAAACATCCTTCCGAGCTTTACAAGAAGGGCCAGGAGGTCCAGGCCGTAGTGCTCAATATCGACAAGGAGAATGAACGGTTTTCTTTGGGGATTAAGCAGCTTACTCCGGATCCCTGGGACGAGGTCCCTGAGAAATACAGACCCGGCACCCGGGTCACTGGAACGGTCACGAATATCACCGATTTCGGGATTTTCGTAGAACTGGAGGAAGGGATTGAAGGGCTGATTCATGTCTCGGAACTTGCCAGAGAAAAGGGCGGCAATCCATTGAGCCGGTTCAATGTGGATGACGTGATTCAGGCCAAGGTGATCAATGTCTCGAGGAAGGACAAGAAGATCGGCCTCTCCATCAGGAAACTGGAGGAAAGCGAAGAGAAGGAAATTTACAGGAGCTATATGGACCACCGCAACGGGGCCACTTCCAATCTGGGAGAACTCCTGAGAAAGGGAATGATGGACCTTCAGAACCAGGTCGAGAAGGAAAAGGGCGGGGAGGAGAAAGGCGTGGAACCAGAGACCTCCGACACTATTGACGAGGAAGAAGAAACCGCCCAGACCGAAACACCCGAGGATTCCAAAGAAAAAGAAACAGAAGAAAACGCCGAGGAGTAATCTCCGGATTCATCTGTTTTGCAAGGAAGACATTCGGTCCTTTGAATCCCTGAGAGTCCTGGAAATATCATGGCAGAAAAGAGACACCCCGTTCTTATCGCCCTTTTGATCCTGGGGTTTGTGACCCTTTTCTTGGGCGGAGTCATGATCCTCGTCATGAGATTCAGCGGTCCCCCGGCCGCACTTTCCTTCGGTCCCAAGATCGGAGTGATTCCTATCCAAGGGGCTATCCTTGATCCAGAGCCTGTCCTCACCCAACTCATCGAATTCAGGAAAGAGAAACAGATCAAAGCCATAATACTCAGGATCAATTCTCCAGGAGGAGGAGTCGCTCCCTCCCAGGAGATCTACCGTGAGGTCAGGAGAACAAGAAAGACCAAGAAGGTCATCGCCTCCATGGGTAGCATGGCGGCCTCGGGGGGATACTACGTGGCATCGGCCGCCGACAAGATCGTGGCCAATCCCGGCACTCTGACGGGAAGCATCGGGGTCATCATGGAGTTCCTGAATGTCAAGGAACTTCTGGAGAAGTTCGGGGTGGGGATGGAGGTGATCAAGAGTGGGGAATTCAAGGATATAGGCTCTCCCCACAGAAAGCTTACCGAGAGGGAGAAAGCCCTCTTGCAAGGACTCATTGCCGAGATTCAGGAGCAGTTCGTGACTGCAGTGGCTGAAGGCAGGGGGATTTCCAAGAAGAAGATCAGGGAGATCGCGGATGGGCGTGTCCTGTCAGGAGAGAAGGCCAAGGCCCTGGGCCTTGTGGATGCTCTTGGAAACTTCAGGGATGCCGTAGAGTTGGCGAAAAGGGAGTGCGGCATCAAAGGTGAGGTGAGTCTCGTATATCCAAGGAAGCCCCGGAAGAAGCTGTGGGAGGTTTTCCTGGAAGACACCTCCAAGCTAGTTGAGCAGGCGATACGGAATGCTTTTAGCTCCCGCATTGAATTCAACAGGTTCGCCCTTTCCTATTAATGGAGGCTTTTTCAAGGGCCCGCTTTTTGAAGAAGGGGTGAACGAAAGACGGGATCAAAGGTCCATCCTGAGACAAGGAAAAATTTTCATAAAAAACTGCTTACATCACCCTTCCCCACACGAATAACTTCGGGATAATCTCCGATCAGGGAAATCACGCTGGAAGCATTTGGGTAGACTCCACCCCCATCGACCACTATCTGGAGGTTCCGGCCGTAAATTTCCTGGATTTCGTAAGGATCGTCGTATCCGGCACTGGTGCTGATGATGGGCCGTCCGAGAGCCCCCACAATGGCCAAGCAGATCCTGTTGTCCGGGACCCGTATGCCTACCGTCTTTCTTTTGGTTTGCATGATTTTGGGAACGAGCTTGGTGGCCTCCAGGATAAAGGTGTATGGGCCGGGAAGAAATTTTTTCATCGTTTTGTATGCATAATTGGTCACCTGGGCATACCGGCTGATTTCCTTGAGGCTGTCACAGATAAAGGAGAAGGGCTTTTTGAGGGGGCGGTTTTTCAATCGGTGGATAAGCTGGATCCCCTTCGTATTCCGTATGTCACACCCTATCCCGTAAAAAGTATCCGTAGGATAGGCGATCAGCCCCCCTTGGTCCAGAACCTCACAGACCCGGTTGATAAGGCGTTTCTGGGGATTGTCTGGGTTGATGGATAAAATCATGATGCCCTTTATAATCATATCACTAGAATCTTGCAAGAGTCGATTTAGCCGAAGATACGAGACCTTTGAAAAACGCCCCCTTTTGCCCAATTTCTGCGTCAGGCTTAAATTTCAATCCTCAAAATACTAAATGTATTCCTGTGGTTGAAATTTTCGCCTTCCTTGAACTTGCGGTTGCGTAACAATAACCGCCTACTGCAAAGGCTTATAACGAAGCTGATTTGGTAAACTCGACGCTTGCAAGATTGCGGATATCAATAACCCCTCTCAATCGATTGTAAGGCTGGGGGATGAAATGGTGCAGGGTCCTATGGCTCCTCTATTCTCTTTCTTGTTCGGCCTTGTCCTGGGAAGCTTTTTGAATGTATGCATCTTTCGCCTGCCCCGCGAAAGGTCCATCGTTCGTCCGCCCTCCAGTTGCCCGCAGTGCGGCCATAGGATCCGATTCTACGACAATATTCCCGTCCTGAGTTATATCTTACTCCGCGGGAAATGTCGATCCTGCCGTGCTCCCATCCCGATCCACTATCCCGTGGTGGAACTCGTGACAGGGCTCCTGAGCCTGTCCCTTTTTCTCCGCTACGGCCCGAGCTTTTCTTACGGCACCCTCCTGATCTTTTCATCATCCCTTGTGGTGATCAGTTTTATTGATCTACACCACAAGATCATCCCGGATATCATCTCCCTTCCGGGTATAGCCGCAGGTTTCCTGGCTTCCCTGCCGGGATGGACCGGGACGACTTGGTCGGATTCCCTTATCGGAGTCATCGGGGGGGGAGGTTTTCTTTTTCTCATTGCCTTGCTGTTCAAAAAACTCACAGGAAAAGAAGGCATGGGAGGTGGAGATGTAAAACTGCTGGCCATGATAGGAGCCTGGCTGGGATGGCGGAGTCTCCCTTTCGTTATTCTCACCTCCTCCCTTGCCGGAATCCTTATTGGAGGGCTTTCGCTCCTTGTATCGGGTAAAGGGTTGCGGAGCAGGATTCCCTTCGGTCCCTTCCTCGCTCTCGGCTCCCTGATGTATCTCTATTTCGGGGAAGCCCTCCTCATCTGGTATCTCGGGATGCTGTCAGGGAATTAATGGATTATGGGAAAATCCTTCTACAGCCTGAGGACCGGAATACTTGTCGAGTTGATCTTTCTCATCCTGGCCGCCATGCTCCTGATCAACGTGGTCATGGTGAAGTTCGCTGAAAGGGACCTCATCCAGGCCAGGGTCCAATCCTCCAGAATAGTTTTCCATGCCATAGAGCAACGTTTGACCCGCTGGCTGCACGAAAACGGAAGAGCAGTTAGAGAGCCTCTAGAGGAATCCTTCGAAAGCGAGACGAGGGAATTGCTCGAAGATCTGGGTGAGGCTGCTTTTGTTATTTTCGATTCCGACGGTAAAGAGATATGTCGTGTAATCTCTCCCGGAATCAGGAGGCAGGACCTGCCCCTTCCTGATTTCCAATCTTTTCCTAAGAACGGCCCCTCCTTTCGTTTTGAAGAGAAGACCTGGGGGGTTATCTGGCATGCTCCCAGATTCATTACCATAACCGCCCCATTTCCATTGTCGCGGGAGCCTTTCGGGTTCCTGCACCTGAGATCATCCCTCGAGCCTCTGTACCGGCAGCTCAGGGCGTCTCAGCGGGTCATTCTCATGTATGTTCTTCTTGACAGTTTCATTCTCCTCCTGGTGGGCGGATATCTCCTTTCCCGCATCGTTCTCCGGCCGATCAGGAAACTTCTCAAGATTACTTCCGAATATGGGAAGGGCGAGTGGATCCCACCCATTGAAGATGAGAGCGGAAATGAAATCGGGGAATTGTCCAAGGCCCTGAACAACATGATTAAGCGTTTGGAGGAGAACAAGCTCCAGCTCGAGCAGCATGTGGAATCCCTGGAAAAGGCCAATAGAGAACTGCGGCAGGCGCAACAGGAAATCATCCGCTCCGAGAAGTTTGCATCCGTTGGAAAACTGGCGGCCGGAATCGCCCACGAGATCGGGAATCCTATTGGAATCGTGCTCGGATACATCGAATTGCTGGAGAAGGGAGAAGTAAGCGAGGAAGAGAAGAAAGACTACCTGGAGCGTATGGAAGAAGAGATCACGAGGATCAACGGCATCATCCGGAAACTCCTGGATTTTTCCAGGCCGTCGGAGGGGGAGCCGGAAGTGGTGTCCGTCCATGATTCTCTGCGGAAGACCCTGGATATCCTCGCCCCCCAACCCATGATGTCGGAGGTCACGGTCCACCTCCACCTCGAGGCCAGGAAAGACCGTGTTTTCGCGGATTCCAACCAGTTGCAGCAAGTCTTCCTCAACGTTATCATGAATGCCGCGGACGCCATGGCTGAAGGAAATCCCGGCGGGGAACGAGAAGATTCAGGGTCCCTCACGATCAGGAGCGAATGCAGGGATGGTGCCATTGAGCTGGTCTTTCAGGACACGGGTCCTGGGATCGGCCCGGAAGATCTCTCCCGGATCTTCGATCCCTTTTTTACTACCAAAGAGCCGGGAAAGGGGACGGGGCTGGGATTATCCGTATCCTATAGCATCATCGAGGGGCTCGGGGGCACCATGGAGGCGGAAAGCAGACCGGGCGAGGGAACGAGAATCAGGATCACCATTCCCCTTCACGAGGGGAAATAGACGGGAAAGGGCATGGGAGAGAAACGCGTACTCATAATCGACGATGAAAAGAACATGCGCCACATGCTCAGAACGATGTTGAGCAAGGCCGGGTACGCGGCCGAGACCGCCGCGGACGGCCTTGAGGGTATTCGAAGGATGGAGCGGATGGATTTCGATTTTGTCCTTTGCGACCTGAAGATGCCGAAAATGGACGGAATGGCTTTCCTGGAGAAGGCCAGGGAGATGTTCCCGGAAAAGACCTACATCATGATGTCCGCTTACGGGACCATTGATACCGCCATCGAGGCCATGAAGTCAGGGGCCTATGATTATATCTCCAAACCCTTCAAACAGGACGAAGTGCTTCTCACCTTGAAAAAGGCCGAGGAACGAGAAAGGCTCAAAGAAGAGAACCGGGAGCTCAAGACCAGGATCCATGAGATCGAGAAGAAATACTCTTTCAATAATATAATTGCGAGAAGCGAGGCCATGGCCGAGGTCTTCGAACTGGTCCGCAAGGTTTCCGACCACAAGACCACAGTACTCATCACAGGGGAGAGCGGAACCGGAAAGGAATTGATAGCCAAGGCCATCCATTCGAGCAGTCCCAGGGCGGATCGTTCCCTTGTGAGCATCAATTGCGCAGGGATCCCGGAGACTCTCCTGGAAAGCGAACTCTTCGGGTATAAGAAAGGGGCCTTCACAGACGCCGTCCGGGACAAGCCGGGCCGGTTCGAAGAAGCGGACGGCGGGACCCTTTTTCTCGACGAGATCGGGGATATGCCCCTTTCCCTTCAAGTCAAGCTGCTCAGGGTCCTCCAGGATCAGGAAATTATGCCTCTCGGTTCCTCCCGTTCAAAGAAGGTGGATGTCAGGGTCATCGCGGCCACGGCCAGGGACCTACAAAGAGAGGTAAAGGAAGGTCGGTTTCGGGAGGATCTCTTTTACAGGATCAATGTCCTCACCATCCACCTGCCTCCACTCAGGGAGAGGCGTGGTGATATTCCCTTGCTCTTCGGTTACTTCATCGATGTTTTCAATAAGAAACTCGGGAAGAATATCCAGGGGCCCTCTTCCCAGACCATGCCCATTCTTATGGGATATTCCTGGCCGGGAAACGTCAGGGAGTTGGAAAATGTGACGGAACGAGCGGTATTGCTTGCAAAGGGCCGGTGGATCACCCCGGATGACCTACCTTCCTCCATCACCTCGGGCGAGGGATATCCAGTGGCGGAAGACCCGGAGCAGACCCTGTCCATCAAGAAGGCTTCCCGCGTCCTGGAGCGAAACCTCATACGCAGGGCCTTGGAACTGACGGGAGGAAACCGCTCCCGGGCGGCCAAGATCCTGGAAATCAGCCGGCCGATACTCCACGCGAAGATCAAAGAATACAAGCTGGACGCTTGATTCCTCTCCCTTTGACCGGGAAGACCCGAATCCTTTCATCCGCCCTGCGAGCGGTCAGTGCGAAATCGAAAAGATCCCTTTGGAGGCAGATGGTCGGGTCTTCCCGGGGCAGATAGGACCGGGTACCAAGGATGAATTTCTGGGCGGTAGGCTGATAGAGGATGTCCTTGATGGCCTGAAGAGGGTCATATGAGCGTCCCGTGAGCAGGTGTTCAATGTAGTCGGCACAGGCGTCATCCTCCGGGGCCGGTCTCTCGGCCCGGTCTCCCATGGCTACGAGGGTTACGACCCCGGGAGATATTTCGTGGATATACCCCGCAGTGGCCGCAGCCGTCAGGTAACTTCCAAGGAGTACCTCATCGGCCGTGTCGATGGCTGCGAAGACCCCTCTCACACCGGCCGTCGTCCTGTGAAGCACGGTCCGGCCACGGAAAAAGGACTCTCCTTTTAGAATCACTTCCGAGGGGGAATTGCCAAGGTCCGCGCCGGGTAAAGGAACTTCGTTCTGCTCGCCTACCAGGATCCAGTCAGGGTGCTCCCTTTTCAACCGCATCGCCTCCCGAGGTCGGGCTTCAAGGAAGACTCTTTCGGCCCCGAAATGAAAAAAGAGGGGTTCGCAGGAAAAGGCCCTGAAGACGTCGATAATCACAACTGTGCCTTCAGCCTCCCCCGCCCCCTCCGCGAAACGTTTCCTGATGACCTTCATCCTTTTTACCACCGATTCAGGACCTCGTATCCCGGTTTTCTTCATCAAAGGAGAACGTCTCCAAACTGCCGCCATCCAGGTCTGCGTATAGCATTCTGTTTCTCATCAAGGGGCCTCTTCCGAGCAGGATTTTTATGGTTTCCATGGCCTGAAGCGTGGCAAGGAGGGCGGGGGTGGGCGCCGGGACACCTAAAAGGGCCTCCGGGGTGGTCCTGCCCTCTTCCCCTCCATCCTCGACCCCGTACAATGAGGCCATCCCGGAATCTTCAGGGAAGATGGTCATCAGCCGCCCCTCGAACCCCGCCACGGCCCCATGTACCAGGGGAATGCCGAGTTCCCTGGCCGCCCGTTCCAGGATAAATCGGTCGCTGATCGTGTCCAGGGCATCCACCACCACATCCGATCCCCGAAGGATCTCCGGGGCAGTGGAGGCGTCCAGTCGAGTCTGGTGGGGGATGACGGTCACCCCGGGATTCACTTTTTGAACCACCTCCTCGGCTACCTGGGACTTGAACCGACCTAAGGCTTCCACCGTACAGAGGGCCTGGCGGTTCAGATTGGTTTCATCAAAGCGATCCCCATCCGCTACCACCAGATTTCCGACCCCGATCCTGGCGAGGATCAGGATGACCTGGCCGCCAAGACCCCCTGCCCCGATGACGGCCGCACGGCTGCGGGCTAGGATCCACTGGTCCTTGACGGAAAGGCTTTCCAGGTTTCGAATATACCTGCGGGGGCAGATCCTCTGTTCGAGGGCCGCGAGGAAAACCCCTGGGATTCCGAGACCGCACTTTTCTGCGATATCCAGCGCATCCTGTTCTCCGATGACCTTGATTTCCCTGCCCCCCGGATGTATGATTCCACGGGCCCGCTCCTCAAGAAGACGCCGGATGTCTTCTGTTCGCCGTTTACTATTCCCCTTTTCCATTTCTCTTAGGATTTCTCCTTTCCGGCCCGTTTGATGTTCTCCCTGATCATCCCGAGAAAGACCCGATAGGGCCCCGGGGTCCCTTTCGGGAAAAAGGCCACCCTGTCCCCTGGAAAGACCCGGTCGTGAATATTGATCACCCGTCCGTTACGGAAGACGGCCTCGATTTCGCCGGGAGGCAGACCGAGGCTTCGGGCGATGTCCCGGGCGATCCCGCCCGCTGAAGAGAGGCTTCGTTCCAGCTCAAAGGGGAAATCCTGCCTTTCCAGGTGCCGTCTAAGGGAGCCGAAGACCCGGATTTCAAGCAGATCGGGTGATGCCTGTTCCTTCATCCTAACCCCCTCCTACAGGGGGAAAAAGGGCTACCCTTTCATTCCCGGTCAAGGTGTGGTCCAGGGATTTGCTCCGTCCGTCCACCATGATGACTTTGACGGAGTCAGCGGGAATCCCCAGTATTCCGCAAACCTCAGCCACGCTCGCGCCCTTCTCTACAGTCAAATCCAATCCCGTATCGGGATCGTAGCTTGGCACGAATTTACGAAGAGAAGAACTCAAGAAAATCCTCAGTGCCATTGCCTAGCCTCCCCGGAATAGGGCGGGGCCGGAAAGTCCGTGTTTAAACAGGCGGCCCCGTTAAAAATGATTATTTCCTAAAAGGGTTCCCCAAGTCAACAGAGGGGGAAAAAGATATGTCAATAATGATATAACTGCTTGAGTTCTTTGTGTTTTTGCTTGCTCCGGGCACCCCGGGTGTGGCATCATGTCTTGAATCCGCTATTGTTCATCTCCATTTATTTTTCTGAAAGGAGGCCGCCATGTTTAAGATCCTGAGAGTCAACATGTCCGATCTTTCCGCACGATACGAAGACGTACCCGAAAAATACCAGGGGCTTGGAGGAAGAGGTTTAACATCGGCCATCGTCGCTAATGAAGTGGATCCCACCTGTACGGCCATCGGGCCAGGTAACAAGCTGGTCCTGGCTCCGGGTCTTCTTGGTGGAACCAATTGCGCCAATTCCGGGAGGATCTCGGTGGGAGCCAAGAGCCCCTTGACGGGAACCATCAAAGAATCCAACTCCGGCGGTCAGGCGGGCCTCTACCTCGCCCGGCTCGGCATCGCAGCGATCGTGGTAGAAGGTCTCCCTGAAAAGGAAAGTCTTTACAAACTTTATGTCTCCAAAGACAAGGCGGAGTTGACGCCGGCCGATGACTTGAAGGGACTTGGAAATTACGAAACAGTGGAAAGGCTCAGGCAGACATACGGTGACCAGGCGGGGTATGTAAGCATCGGACAGGCCGGGGAGTGGAGGCTGAGTGCCGCCACTGTGGCGTTCACGGACCGGGAACTGCGCCCGACGAGGCATGCGGGCCGGGGCGGGATGGGAGCCGTGATGGGTTCGAAAGGTCTCAAGGCGATCGTCATTGACCCATCGGAGGGCGCACAGGCACCCATCGCAGACGTCGAGTCTTTCAAGGCCGCGGCGAAACGGTTCGCCAAGGCTCTCCAGGAACACCCGGTGACCAGCCAGGGGCTCACCAACTATGGGACTGATATTCTTATAAACATCATCAACGAGGCAGGTGGCCTTCCCACACGCAATTTCAGCTCAGGACGCTTTGAAGGGGCCGATAAGGTCGGAGGTGAGAGCCTGAATAAGATCACAACTGAGCGGAATGGTGACACGAGCCACGGCTGTATGACCGGGTGCGTCATCCGTTGTTCGGGCATCTTTAATGATAAGGAAGGCAATTATGTATCCAAGTGGCCTGAATACGAGACGGTTTGGGCATGGGGGCCCAACTGCGGCATCGACGACCTGGATGCGATCGCGCGGATCGACCGAGCATGTGATGATATTGGACTTGATACCATCGAGACGGGAAATGCCGTGGCCGTGGCCATGGAGGCGGGAATCAAGGCCTTCGGGGATGCGGCCGGTGCCGAGGAATTGCTGGCCGAGATAGGAAAGGGGAGCCCCCTTGGTCGCATACTGGGCTCCGGGGCGGCCGTGGTTGGAAAGGCGTTCGGGGTGAGGCGGGTTCCCGTGGTGAAGGGACAGGCCCTCCCGGCCTATGATCCCCGGGCCATCAAGGGGATCGGCGTGACCTACGCCACTTCGACCATGGGCGCGGATCACACGGCCGGTTACACCATCGGGCCTAATGTCATGAAGGTCGGCGGGGACGTGGATCCTTTGAAACCTGAAGGGCAGATGGCCCTCTCCAGGGATCTCCAGATCGTGACGGCGGCTGTCGACTCGGCCGGCCTCTGCGTATTCGTGGCCTTTCCCGTTTCGG
This window encodes:
- a CDS encoding threonylcarbamoyl-AMP synthase; this translates as MILSINPDNPQKRLINRVCEVLDQGGLIAYPTDTFYGIGCDIRNTKGIQLIHRLKNRPLKKPFSFICDSLKEISRYAQVTNYAYKTMKKFLPGPYTFILEATKLVPKIMQTKRKTVGIRVPDNRICLAIVGALGRPIISTSAGYDDPYEIQEIYGRNLQIVVDGGGVYPNASSVISLIGDYPEVIRVGKGDVSSFL
- a CDS encoding HAMP domain-containing protein → MGKSFYSLRTGILVELIFLILAAMLLINVVMVKFAERDLIQARVQSSRIVFHAIEQRLTRWLHENGRAVREPLEESFESETRELLEDLGEAAFVIFDSDGKEICRVISPGIRRQDLPLPDFQSFPKNGPSFRFEEKTWGVIWHAPRFITITAPFPLSREPFGFLHLRSSLEPLYRQLRASQRVILMYVLLDSFILLLVGGYLLSRIVLRPIRKLLKITSEYGKGEWIPPIEDESGNEIGELSKALNNMIKRLEENKLQLEQHVESLEKANRELRQAQQEIIRSEKFASVGKLAAGIAHEIGNPIGIVLGYIELLEKGEVSEEEKKDYLERMEEEITRINGIIRKLLDFSRPSEGEPEVVSVHDSLRKTLDILAPQPMMSEVTVHLHLEARKDRVFADSNQLQQVFLNVIMNAADAMAEGNPGGEREDSGSLTIRSECRDGAIELVFQDTGPGIGPEDLSRIFDPFFTTKEPGKGTGLGLSVSYSIIEGLGGTMEAESRPGEGTRIRITIPLHEGK
- a CDS encoding 30S ribosomal protein S1 encodes the protein MENQANNTGNLVQDQVDEEQDLRGNEETPPVEAKGEPGPEESKGDQEPTSFMELYEESLKSIQEGSVVTGEIVKIDKEFVLVDIGYKSEGQIPISEFLDSEGNLCAEVGDKVDVLLEREDEEGGILLSKEKAAKIKIWDEIQEIYEKGGTIRGKITARVKGGMSVDIGIPAFLPGSQINLKPIRDFDSYIGTVHDFKILKYNKRRSNIVLSRRAILEAERAILREKTLKKIENGAILDGTVKNITEYGLFIDLGGIDGLLHITDMSWGRVGHPSEMYQIGDKITVKVLNFDPETERVSLGLKQLKPDPWTTAEEKYPIGTRIRGRVVSLADYGAFVEVEEGIEGLIHVSEMSWTRKIRHPSQVLKVGDVTDAMVLNIDAGKKRISLGLKQCEPNPWDVIGERYPVGTTIEGRIKNITDFGIFIGIDEGIDGLVHISDISWTKRIKHPSELYKKGQEVQAVVLNIDKENERFSLGIKQLTPDPWDEVPEKYRPGTRVTGTVTNITDFGIFVELEEGIEGLIHVSELAREKGGNPLSRFNVDDVIQAKVINVSRKDKKIGLSIRKLEESEEKEIYRSYMDHRNGATSNLGELLRKGMMDLQNQVEKEKGGEEKGVEPETSDTIDEEEETAQTETPEDSKEKETEENAEE
- the sppA gene encoding signal peptide peptidase SppA; translated protein: MAEKRHPVLIALLILGFVTLFLGGVMILVMRFSGPPAALSFGPKIGVIPIQGAILDPEPVLTQLIEFRKEKQIKAIILRINSPGGGVAPSQEIYREVRRTRKTKKVIASMGSMAASGGYYVASAADKIVANPGTLTGSIGVIMEFLNVKELLEKFGVGMEVIKSGEFKDIGSPHRKLTEREKALLQGLIAEIQEQFVTAVAEGRGISKKKIREIADGRVLSGEKAKALGLVDALGNFRDAVELAKRECGIKGEVSLVYPRKPRKKLWEVFLEDTSKLVEQAIRNAFSSRIEFNRFALSY
- a CDS encoding prepilin peptidase, with protein sequence MAPLFSFLFGLVLGSFLNVCIFRLPRERSIVRPPSSCPQCGHRIRFYDNIPVLSYILLRGKCRSCRAPIPIHYPVVELVTGLLSLSLFLRYGPSFSYGTLLIFSSSLVVISFIDLHHKIIPDIISLPGIAAGFLASLPGWTGTTWSDSLIGVIGGGGFLFLIALLFKKLTGKEGMGGGDVKLLAMIGAWLGWRSLPFVILTSSLAGILIGGLSLLVSGKGLRSRIPFGPFLALGSLMYLYFGEALLIWYLGMLSGN
- a CDS encoding (d)CMP kinase; translated protein: MSRKIVTIDGPAGSGKSTVSRLLAERLGVLYLDTGAMYRAVALQAKRLGMEPDEEKEIGRICRDLDIRFQDDGNGLRILLGDEDVSQAIRTPEMDLWASRVSALGEVRAAMVELQRKIGRAGSLVAEGRDMGTVVFPEADYKFFLTAPLEVRAWRRYKERLERGERVSEEEVLAELEKRDTWDRTRSIAPLRPAADAVIIDTSDWSAVEVVEQVLKNMEERGPCGS
- a CDS encoding sigma-54-dependent Fis family transcriptional regulator is translated as MGEKRVLIIDDEKNMRHMLRTMLSKAGYAAETAADGLEGIRRMERMDFDFVLCDLKMPKMDGMAFLEKAREMFPEKTYIMMSAYGTIDTAIEAMKSGAYDYISKPFKQDEVLLTLKKAEERERLKEENRELKTRIHEIEKKYSFNNIIARSEAMAEVFELVRKVSDHKTTVLITGESGTGKELIAKAIHSSSPRADRSLVSINCAGIPETLLESELFGYKKGAFTDAVRDKPGRFEEADGGTLFLDEIGDMPLSLQVKLLRVLQDQEIMPLGSSRSKKVDVRVIAATARDLQREVKEGRFREDLFYRINVLTIHLPPLRERRGDIPLLFGYFIDVFNKKLGKNIQGPSSQTMPILMGYSWPGNVRELENVTERAVLLAKGRWITPDDLPSSITSGEGYPVAEDPEQTLSIKKASRVLERNLIRRALELTGGNRSRAAKILEISRPILHAKIKEYKLDA